In a genomic window of Myxococcota bacterium:
- a CDS encoding aldo/keto reductase, producing the protein MNPTRRFGPLDREVVALGQGTWQMGRDRGAAAALRRGLELGMTHIDTAELYTGSEELIAPVIAGQRERVFLVSKVLPQNASRKGTVAACEQSLRRLRTERIDVYLLHWRGSHPLAETVAGFEQLEREGKIGAWGVSNFDVDDLEELATLAKPGRPVCNQVLYHLEERGIEHAVLPWCESRRVALVGYSPFGSGRFPSPRSPGGKLLGEIAAAHGVTPRQVALAFLVRRPALFAIPKAGKPEHVAENASIPALTPAELEKLDAAFPLGRQPRSLPTL; encoded by the coding sequence ATGAACCCCACCCGGCGCTTCGGGCCGCTCGACCGCGAGGTGGTGGCGCTCGGACAGGGCACCTGGCAGATGGGTCGCGACCGCGGCGCCGCCGCCGCGCTGCGGCGCGGGCTCGAGCTGGGCATGACTCACATCGACACGGCCGAGCTGTACACGGGCTCGGAGGAGCTGATCGCGCCCGTGATCGCGGGCCAGCGCGAGCGCGTGTTCCTGGTGTCGAAGGTGCTGCCGCAGAACGCCTCGCGGAAGGGCACGGTGGCGGCCTGCGAGCAGTCGCTGCGCCGCCTGCGCACGGAGCGGATCGACGTGTATCTGCTGCACTGGCGCGGCAGTCACCCGCTGGCCGAGACGGTCGCGGGCTTCGAGCAGCTCGAACGCGAGGGCAAGATCGGCGCCTGGGGCGTGAGCAACTTCGACGTCGACGACCTGGAAGAGCTGGCCACCCTGGCCAAGCCAGGCCGGCCGGTCTGCAACCAGGTGCTCTACCACCTGGAGGAGCGCGGCATCGAGCATGCCGTGCTGCCGTGGTGTGAGTCGCGGCGCGTGGCGCTCGTGGGCTACAGCCCCTTCGGCAGTGGCCGCTTCCCGTCGCCGCGCAGCCCGGGTGGCAAGCTCCTGGGCGAGATCGCAGCCGCGCATGGAGTGACTCCCCGGCAGGTCGCGCTGGCCTTCCTGGTGCGGCGGCCGGCGCTGTTCGCCATTCCCAAGGCGGGGAAGCCGGAGCACGTGGCCGAGAACGCCTCGATCCCGGCGCTCACGCCCGCGGAGCTCGAGAAGCTCGACGCCGCGTTTCCGCTGGGGCGGCAGCCGCGGAGCTTGCCGACGCTATGA